In the genome of Gemmatimonadaceae bacterium, one region contains:
- the ruvX gene encoding Holliday junction resolvase RuvX, producing the protein MSGTRDEEGGSHEPSSLPPASRVSGGHDDVRVSLPGRVLAIDYGDRRVGLAISDPTRMIASPAGFIARRAGKRAPIAQIVQRGTELEAVAVVFGLPLDDNGDETPRSQEVRRVAVELERRTGWPVSLVDERYSTAAALRAIREMQGSTRGRKGDVDALAATILLQHALHMEG; encoded by the coding sequence ATGAGCGGAACGCGGGACGAGGAAGGCGGGTCGCACGAACCGTCCTCGCTTCCGCCCGCGTCCCGTGTCTCGGGCGGTCACGACGACGTCCGCGTGTCCCTTCCCGGACGCGTGCTCGCGATAGATTACGGCGATCGCCGCGTTGGCCTCGCGATCTCCGATCCCACACGCATGATTGCGTCGCCCGCCGGCTTCATCGCGCGTCGCGCGGGAAAGCGGGCGCCCATCGCGCAGATCGTGCAACGCGGCACGGAACTGGAAGCTGTAGCGGTGGTCTTCGGTCTTCCCCTCGACGACAATGGCGACGAAACGCCGCGCAGCCAGGAGGTTCGGCGCGTGGCCGTCGAGCTCGAGCGGCGTACCGGTTGGCCGGTTTCACTCGTCGATGAGCGGTACTCCACCGCGGCGGCGCTCCGCGCCATCCGCGAGATGCAGGGCTCGACGCGTGGCCGGAAGGGGGATGTTGATGCGCTTGCCGCCACAATCCTGCTTCAACATGCGTTGCACATGGAGGGCTAA